In Erythrobacter litoralis HTCC2594, a single genomic region encodes these proteins:
- a CDS encoding DUF448 domain-containing protein, whose protein sequence is MRTPPNERVSSDISDGTKARTPKSEPERRCILSGENGARHALIRLAISPDGDVLPDVLARAPGRGAWIGVSRAELEAVMGAKGKLRGALARAFKGAPLNVPETLPQLIQQALEKALLERLGLEMRSGHLILGSDRIAEHARSGALELLLHAADASEGGARKLDQAWRVGKDIEGSGARGIRLPLDRAALSVALGRENVVHLGVEGRKAADRVEQTLSRLLHFAGPRESAPDNGGKDSLAAAKRHDD, encoded by the coding sequence ATGCGGACTCCACCCAATGAGCGCGTAAGCTCCGACATCTCTGACGGCACCAAGGCACGGACACCCAAGTCCGAGCCCGAACGCCGCTGCATCCTCTCCGGAGAGAATGGCGCGCGCCACGCGCTGATCCGGCTGGCGATTTCGCCCGATGGCGACGTGCTGCCCGATGTGCTGGCGCGTGCGCCCGGTCGTGGTGCCTGGATCGGCGTGTCACGCGCAGAACTTGAAGCGGTTATGGGCGCGAAGGGCAAGCTGCGCGGCGCCTTGGCGCGGGCCTTCAAAGGCGCGCCATTAAACGTGCCCGAAACGCTCCCACAATTGATTCAACAGGCGCTTGAGAAGGCGCTGCTCGAGCGGCTGGGCCTCGAAATGCGCTCCGGACATCTTATCTTGGGGTCCGACAGGATTGCCGAACATGCCCGAAGCGGCGCGCTGGAGCTGTTGCTTCACGCGGCCGATGCCAGCGAAGGCGGGGCGCGCAAGCTCGACCAGGCGTGGCGCGTCGGCAAGGACATCGAAGGATCGGGGGCACGCGGAATCCGCTTGCCACTGGACCGGGCGGCTCTCTCTGTGGCATTGGGCCGCGAGAACGTCGTCCATCTGGGCGTGGAGGGTCGAAAGGCCGCCGACCGGGTCGAGCAGACCCTCTCGCGCCTGCTGCACTTTGCGGGACCGCGCGAAAGCGCACCGGATAACGGTGGCAAGGATAGCCTCGCCGCCGCCAAGCGACATGACGATTGA
- the infB gene encoding translation initiation factor IF-2, producing MSDDNDKPRTRKPLGLKRSVDAGEVKQTFSHGRTNKVAVEVKRKRKLLKPGETPAPAPEPAPEPAPAPAPAPAAKKPAPKKPAPAAETPQERVARLQREAEEERLKLAEDARKRDDQKAKQNADDEKKRQEENKKAEEEAEKQAAAEAEAAAAAEAAPEEDADDGRKAPVARKFTPVARPEPKRPEKKKEEKKPARGGAKDKRRSGKLTVSKALNEDEGRRAMSLAKLKRAREKERRLKGGGSSAPREKQVRDVIVPEAITVGELAKRMGEKGADLVKELFNLDMMVTVNQTIDQDTAELLVEQFGHNIQKVSEADVDIQAEEDVDPEETLQPRPPVVTIMGHVDHGKTSLLDALRGTNVTKGEAGGITQHIGSYQVNTKSGGKVTFLDTPGHAAFSEMRQRGANVTDIVVLVVAADDGVMPQTIEAIKHTKAAGVPMIVAINKCDKPEADPDNIRNRLLEHEIIVEKLSGDVQDVEISATKKTGLDELLEKIELQAELLELKARPDRMAEATVIEAQLDKGRGPVATVLITRGTLKRGDTFVVGTESGRVRAVVNDQGKQIKEAGPSMPVEVLGLGGVPGAGDQLTVVENEQRAREVAEYRQEKATEKRTALAPTSFDTMFNNLQSNVIEWPVLVKADVQGSVEAIVTALHNISNDEIKVRVLHAGVGAITESDVTLAAASNAPIIGFNVRPNAKARELVKRDDVRMMYYDVIYHLTDEVAKEMAGELGPERIETVVGRADVKEVFKSGKKDKAAGLLVTDGVIRKGLFARLTRDDVIVSATTIASLRRFKDDVDEVRSGLECGVVLEDTNDIQPGDSLEVFEVEERERTL from the coding sequence ATGAGCGACGACAACGACAAGCCCCGGACCCGCAAACCGCTTGGCCTCAAGCGGAGCGTGGATGCGGGCGAAGTCAAACAGACCTTCAGCCACGGCCGCACCAACAAGGTTGCGGTCGAGGTGAAGCGCAAGCGTAAGCTCCTGAAACCGGGCGAAACGCCGGCACCGGCACCCGAACCGGCGCCCGAACCCGCGCCGGCGCCCGCACCGGCTCCGGCGGCGAAGAAGCCTGCGCCCAAGAAACCCGCGCCTGCTGCCGAAACGCCGCAGGAACGCGTCGCCCGCCTCCAGCGCGAAGCCGAGGAAGAGCGTCTCAAACTGGCGGAAGACGCGCGCAAGCGTGACGACCAGAAGGCCAAACAGAACGCCGACGACGAGAAGAAGCGCCAGGAAGAGAACAAGAAGGCAGAGGAAGAGGCCGAGAAGCAGGCCGCTGCCGAGGCCGAGGCTGCTGCTGCCGCCGAAGCCGCGCCCGAAGAAGATGCCGACGACGGCAGGAAGGCGCCCGTTGCGCGGAAATTCACCCCGGTCGCGCGGCCCGAGCCGAAGCGTCCGGAGAAGAAGAAGGAAGAGAAGAAGCCTGCGCGTGGCGGCGCCAAGGACAAGCGTCGCTCGGGCAAGCTGACGGTCTCCAAGGCGCTCAACGAGGACGAGGGCCGGCGTGCCATGTCGCTCGCCAAGCTCAAGCGTGCGCGCGAAAAGGAACGTCGCCTCAAGGGCGGCGGCTCTTCGGCCCCGCGCGAGAAGCAGGTCCGCGATGTGATCGTGCCCGAAGCCATCACCGTCGGCGAACTCGCCAAGAGGATGGGCGAAAAGGGCGCCGATCTCGTGAAGGAGCTGTTCAATCTCGACATGATGGTCACCGTCAACCAGACCATCGACCAGGACACGGCGGAATTGCTCGTTGAACAGTTCGGGCACAACATCCAGAAGGTCTCCGAGGCGGATGTCGACATCCAGGCCGAGGAAGATGTCGATCCGGAAGAGACGCTGCAGCCGCGTCCGCCGGTCGTCACGATCATGGGCCATGTCGATCACGGCAAGACCAGCCTGCTCGATGCTCTGCGCGGCACCAATGTCACCAAGGGCGAAGCCGGCGGGATTACCCAGCATATCGGCAGCTACCAGGTGAACACCAAATCCGGCGGGAAGGTCACCTTCCTCGATACCCCGGGCCACGCGGCTTTCTCCGAAATGCGCCAGCGCGGTGCCAATGTCACCGATATCGTGGTGCTGGTGGTGGCGGCGGATGACGGCGTGATGCCGCAGACGATCGAAGCCATCAAACACACCAAGGCCGCCGGCGTGCCGATGATCGTCGCGATCAACAAGTGCGACAAGCCGGAAGCCGATCCCGACAATATCCGCAACCGCCTGCTCGAACACGAAATCATCGTCGAGAAGCTGTCGGGCGATGTGCAGGACGTCGAGATCTCGGCGACCAAGAAGACCGGCCTCGACGAATTGCTCGAGAAGATCGAGCTGCAGGCCGAATTGCTCGAGCTCAAGGCGCGTCCCGACCGCATGGCGGAAGCGACCGTCATCGAAGCGCAGCTCGACAAGGGCCGCGGCCCCGTCGCGACCGTGCTCATCACGCGCGGTACGCTCAAGCGTGGCGATACGTTCGTGGTCGGCACGGAAAGCGGCCGCGTGCGTGCGGTCGTCAACGATCAGGGCAAGCAGATCAAGGAAGCCGGACCATCCATGCCGGTCGAGGTCCTCGGCCTCGGCGGTGTGCCGGGTGCGGGCGATCAGCTGACCGTCGTGGAGAACGAACAGCGGGCGCGAGAAGTTGCCGAATATCGCCAGGAAAAGGCGACCGAGAAGCGCACCGCGCTCGCCCCGACCAGCTTCGACACGATGTTCAACAACCTTCAGTCGAACGTCATCGAATGGCCGGTGCTGGTCAAGGCGGATGTGCAGGGCTCGGTCGAAGCGATCGTCACTGCGCTGCACAATATCTCGAACGACGAGATCAAGGTGCGCGTGCTCCATGCAGGCGTGGGCGCCATTACCGAAAGCGACGTGACGCTGGCGGCGGCATCGAACGCGCCGATCATCGGCTTCAACGTGCGCCCCAATGCCAAGGCGCGCGAACTGGTGAAGCGCGACGATGTGCGGATGATGTATTACGATGTCATCTACCACCTGACCGACGAGGTCGCGAAGGAAATGGCCGGCGAGCTTGGTCCGGAGCGGATCGAGACGGTCGTCGGTCGGGCCGACGTCAAGGAAGTCTTCAAGTCCGGCAAGAAGGACAAGGCGGCCGGTCTGCTGGTCACCGATGGCGTTATCCGCAAGGGCCTGTTCGCGCGTCTCACCCGCGACGATGTCATCGTGTCGGCGACAACCATCGCCTCTCTGCGGCGCTTCAAGGACGATGTCGACGAGGTCCGTTCGGGCCTCGAATGCGGCGTCGTGCTGGAAGACACCAACGATATCCAGCCGGGCGACAGCCTCGAGGTCTTCGAAGTCGAGGAGCGCGAGCGGACACTGTGA
- a CDS encoding PaaI family thioesterase: MPENSSGHALGAAHAELMGVEFESFDKDREEVTLRFHAPDSFITPRGSVQGGLVAGFLDEVMGWAHVWATDHVEAPLNLDITMTLLKPVLAGPLVGKGRVVKRGRRVIYLEGELFDGDGSLLARATSTAIPTPRPVAE; the protein is encoded by the coding sequence ATGCCTGAGAATTCTAGCGGACACGCCCTTGGCGCCGCCCACGCCGAGTTGATGGGCGTCGAGTTCGAGAGCTTCGACAAGGACCGCGAAGAAGTCACCTTGCGCTTCCATGCGCCGGACAGCTTCATCACCCCGCGCGGCAGCGTGCAGGGCGGGCTTGTTGCAGGCTTCCTCGACGAAGTGATGGGCTGGGCGCATGTCTGGGCGACGGACCATGTCGAAGCCCCGCTCAACCTCGACATCACCATGACATTGCTCAAACCCGTCCTTGCCGGGCCGCTGGTGGGGAAAGGCCGTGTCGTGAAGCGCGGCCGACGGGTGATATATCTCGAAGGCGAATTGTTCGACGGCGACGGCAGCTTGCTCGCCCGGGCGACCAGCACGGCCATCCCTACCCCGCGACCGGTGGCGGAATAA
- a CDS encoding DUF1697 domain-containing protein produces the protein MPRYLALLGSINVGGNRIKMIDLKAALEGAGFEDVATVAASGNVIFADERDPAMLEIRLESVVQQSFGFTSCAMVRSAEEVRYAIEENPFHGTGPEHGSDKMVHSIFLSQQPDTTAVDALIEEHRAKGSERLALGDRVLFLGYVHGVGVSDLSNKTLERRLKVKGTARNMTSLKRILGKMVA, from the coding sequence ATGCCGCGCTATCTTGCCTTGCTGGGTAGCATCAATGTCGGTGGCAACCGGATCAAGATGATCGACCTCAAGGCGGCGCTCGAAGGGGCCGGGTTCGAGGACGTTGCGACGGTAGCGGCGAGCGGCAATGTCATCTTTGCCGACGAGCGCGATCCGGCGATGCTGGAGATCCGGCTCGAAAGCGTGGTCCAGCAGAGCTTCGGCTTCACATCCTGCGCCATGGTCCGCAGCGCCGAGGAAGTGCGCTATGCGATCGAGGAGAACCCCTTTCACGGCACCGGGCCCGAGCACGGCTCCGACAAGATGGTGCATTCGATCTTCCTCAGTCAGCAGCCCGACACAACCGCCGTCGATGCGCTGATCGAAGAGCACCGCGCCAAAGGTAGCGAGCGGCTCGCGCTGGGTGACCGCGTGCTGTTTCTCGGCTATGTGCATGGTGTCGGCGTGTCGGACCTTTCGAACAAGACACTGGAGCGCAGGCTCAAGGTGAAAGGCACGGCGCGCAACATGACATCGCTCAAACGTATTCTCGGCAAAATGGTGGCCTGA
- the rbfA gene encoding 30S ribosome-binding factor RbfA, whose amino-acid sequence MARQQFTPEQHSVRVLKVAERVRHILSELLARQEVHDETVSAANIAVTEVRMTPDLRNATAYVKPLLGKEEDEIVSALRQNTAYLQKEVAKRLGLKFAPKLMFRPDESFDEADRIEKLLRDPKVARDLGDEEE is encoded by the coding sequence ATGGCGCGACAGCAATTTACCCCTGAACAACACTCGGTTCGTGTCCTTAAAGTGGCTGAGCGCGTGCGGCATATTCTCAGCGAATTGCTTGCGCGGCAGGAGGTCCATGACGAAACGGTCAGCGCGGCCAACATCGCCGTCACCGAGGTTCGCATGACGCCCGACCTGCGCAACGCGACCGCCTATGTGAAGCCGCTGCTGGGCAAGGAGGAGGACGAGATCGTCTCCGCGTTGCGGCAGAATACGGCCTACCTGCAGAAGGAAGTCGCCAAGCGGCTCGGCCTCAAATTCGCGCCCAAGCTCATGTTCCGGCCCGACGAAAGCTTCGACGAGGCCGACCGGATCGAGAAATTGTTGCGAGACCCGAAGGTCGCGCGCGATCTGGGCGACGAGGAAGAGTAG
- a CDS encoding enoyl-CoA hydratase — protein MTDQRVRTDNPANGVARLTLTRADKANAQDKAMLYQLDDALTAAAQNDDVRCIVLAAEGEHFSSGHDLRDDSSLADFEPRSQWSGFDASGQEGQMAAEHEIYLGLCWRWRNLPKPVVVQVQGLCMAGGLMLVWPFDIVIASEDAVFSDPTVAFGVNGVEYFAHVWELGHRKARELLYTGADLSAEDARTLGMVNHVVPRDELDSFTLTMAERIAKRPMIGLRLAKLACNQSLDAQGYGTAIHGVMGWQQVGHAQARLVHGLPVDPAGAEIIRSDRKR, from the coding sequence ATGACCGATCAACGCGTCCGAACCGATAATCCCGCAAATGGCGTCGCCCGCCTCACCCTGACGCGCGCCGACAAGGCCAATGCGCAGGACAAGGCGATGCTGTACCAGCTCGACGATGCGCTGACCGCAGCGGCGCAGAATGACGATGTGCGCTGCATCGTCCTGGCGGCGGAAGGCGAGCACTTCTCCTCCGGTCACGACCTGCGCGACGACAGCTCGCTCGCAGACTTCGAACCGCGCAGCCAGTGGAGCGGCTTCGATGCATCGGGGCAGGAAGGCCAGATGGCCGCCGAGCACGAGATCTATCTCGGCCTGTGCTGGCGCTGGCGCAACCTGCCCAAGCCGGTGGTGGTGCAGGTGCAGGGCCTGTGCATGGCAGGCGGGCTGATGCTGGTCTGGCCCTTCGACATCGTGATCGCGAGCGAGGATGCGGTGTTCTCCGATCCGACGGTGGCGTTCGGCGTCAACGGGGTCGAATATTTCGCGCATGTCTGGGAGCTCGGCCACCGCAAGGCGCGCGAACTGCTCTACACCGGCGCGGACCTGAGCGCCGAGGATGCGCGGACGCTTGGCATGGTCAACCACGTCGTGCCGCGCGACGAGTTGGATAGCTTTACACTGACGATGGCCGAGCGGATCGCGAAGCGTCCGATGATCGGGCTGCGGCTGGCCAAGCTGGCCTGCAACCAGAGCCTCGATGCGCAGGGCTATGGGACGGCTATCCATGGCGTGATGGGTTGGCAGCAGGTCGGCCACGCGCAGGCGCGGCTGGTGCACGGGTTGCCGGTCGATCCGGCGGGCGCGGAGATTATCCGCTCGGATCGCAAGCGATAG
- a CDS encoding haloalkane dehalogenase yields the protein MTEALRTPDEAFAEVPDYPFAPHYVDDLPGYEGLRVHYIDEPGAEDGPEAGKTFLCLHGQPSWSFLYRKMIPVFTAAGGRAVAPDLLGFGKSDKPVDDETYTYNFHRGMLIAFIEKLDLTSITLVCQDWGGILGLGIVPDMADRFERLIVMNTAIPIGESPGPGFEAWKAFNRSQPNMDVAGLFKRGTPDLTDAEAAAYGAPFPDQRYKAGVRRFPELVPVSPEMQGVEEGKRAREFWANEWSGKSFMAIGMQDPVLGPPAMRGLQKQIRGCPDPMEVPDGGHFVQEKGEGIARAALESFAA from the coding sequence ATGACCGAAGCCCTGCGTACCCCAGACGAAGCCTTCGCCGAAGTCCCCGACTACCCCTTCGCGCCGCATTACGTCGACGACCTGCCCGGCTATGAGGGCCTGCGCGTCCACTATATCGACGAGCCAGGTGCCGAAGATGGGCCGGAGGCTGGCAAAACCTTTCTATGCCTCCATGGCCAGCCGAGCTGGTCCTTCCTCTACCGCAAGATGATCCCGGTCTTCACCGCCGCCGGGGGGAGGGCGGTCGCGCCCGACCTGCTCGGCTTCGGGAAGTCCGACAAACCTGTCGACGACGAAACCTATACCTACAATTTCCATCGCGGCATGCTGATAGCCTTCATCGAGAAGCTGGACCTCACCAGCATCACACTCGTCTGCCAGGACTGGGGCGGCATCCTCGGCCTCGGGATCGTGCCCGACATGGCCGATCGCTTCGAACGGCTGATCGTGATGAACACCGCTATTCCCATCGGCGAATCGCCGGGGCCGGGTTTCGAGGCGTGGAAGGCCTTCAATCGCAGTCAGCCCAACATGGATGTCGCGGGGCTGTTCAAGCGCGGCACACCCGACCTGACCGACGCAGAAGCGGCGGCCTACGGCGCTCCGTTCCCCGACCAGCGCTACAAGGCGGGGGTGCGTCGCTTCCCCGAGCTGGTGCCGGTTAGCCCCGAGATGCAGGGCGTCGAGGAAGGCAAGCGTGCACGCGAATTCTGGGCCAACGAATGGAGCGGCAAGAGCTTCATGGCCATCGGCATGCAGGACCCGGTGCTGGGTCCGCCCGCGATGCGCGGGCTGCAGAAGCAGATCCGTGGCTGCCCCGATCCGATGGAAGTGCCCGATGGCGGGCATTTCGTGCAGGAAAAAGGCGAAGGGATTGCGCGCGCTGCGCTGGAAAGCTTCGCCGCTTAG
- a CDS encoding YceI family protein codes for MLTGRAFLASLCAVLLGAASPAGTTYAVDAAASSVSAKVPFLGFGSKTAGFPDLAGTIRLSPDDPRRIDLDVRLNARALTAPDNLTRERLRGEKFFWVEKYPTVRFKGRRMVLRDARSGTVEGTLTARGVSQPVTLQVAFDTPPGTVAPGQPLTLTGETRIDRRDFGMTAYSLIVGKTVTIRLKARLRPVA; via the coding sequence ATGCTCACGGGTCGCGCCTTCCTCGCCAGCCTCTGTGCGGTACTGCTCGGTGCAGCGTCGCCCGCCGGGACTACCTATGCCGTCGATGCTGCGGCGAGCTCGGTTTCCGCGAAGGTGCCCTTCCTCGGCTTCGGCAGCAAAACCGCCGGCTTTCCGGACCTTGCAGGTACCATCCGCCTGTCACCCGACGACCCGCGCCGGATCGATCTCGACGTCCGGCTGAACGCGCGCGCGCTGACTGCGCCCGATAACCTGACCCGCGAGCGCCTTCGCGGCGAAAAGTTCTTCTGGGTCGAGAAATATCCGACGGTGCGTTTCAAGGGTCGGCGCATGGTGCTGCGCGATGCGCGCAGCGGCACCGTGGAAGGGACGCTGACCGCCCGCGGAGTATCGCAGCCCGTGACCCTGCAGGTGGCATTCGACACACCGCCCGGAACGGTCGCACCAGGGCAGCCGCTTACCCTCACCGGTGAGACCCGGATCGATCGCCGCGACTTCGGGATGACGGCCTATTCGCTGATCGTGGGCAAGACCGTGACGATCAGGCTAAAAGCCAGGCTCCGCCCGGTCGCCTAA
- a CDS encoding AbgT family transporter, protein MSDGAVAASRSGFLGWVEKTGNRLPDPVFIFFYLILALVVISVISALTGVSALHPTEVDETTGGAMVIEAVSLLSAENIQRLWVEMPETFTHFHPLGYVLVVMLGAGVAERSGFFAAGMSAAVKGAPKALLTPAVALVAMLGNHAADAGYVVLIPLAGILFAAAGRHPLAGIAAAFAGVSGGFSANISPGQLDALLFGITEEAVGASALDPAWTANIAGNWYFISAMTVIFLPIIWFVTDKIIEPRLGAWTGGAKAGADEDGLSPDPSEETGPLAAKGLRNAGLAALFVVGLWTAMVFAPGTPLVDEAACLTETGAAVPDCSIHTELRPLYQSLVAAFFVLFLLAGWAYGRATGSIENHRDLVTMMAESMKDMGYYLVLAFAAAHFVEMFNWSNLGLITAVHGADAIQATGLPLPLVLGLMVLFAALLNLFVGSASAKWALLAPILVPMLMLLGISPEGATAAYRVGDSATNIITPLMVYFPLILVFAQRWQKDFGLGSLTAMMLPYSIWLLISGTVLIVLWFYLGFPLGPDAPVGYALPSVLPTAAPN, encoded by the coding sequence ATGTCCGATGGTGCTGTAGCAGCTTCGCGAAGCGGATTTCTCGGCTGGGTCGAGAAAACCGGCAACCGGTTGCCCGATCCGGTTTTCATCTTCTTCTACCTGATCCTCGCGCTGGTCGTGATCTCGGTGATAAGCGCGCTGACCGGTGTTTCCGCGCTGCATCCGACCGAGGTCGACGAGACGACCGGCGGCGCGATGGTGATCGAAGCGGTCAGCCTGCTTTCAGCCGAAAACATCCAGCGGCTGTGGGTCGAGATGCCCGAGACCTTCACCCATTTCCACCCGCTGGGATACGTGCTGGTGGTGATGCTGGGCGCAGGTGTGGCCGAACGCTCCGGCTTCTTTGCCGCAGGCATGTCGGCCGCGGTCAAGGGCGCGCCCAAGGCGCTGCTGACGCCTGCCGTGGCGCTGGTGGCCATGCTCGGCAACCACGCGGCCGATGCGGGTTACGTCGTGCTGATCCCGCTGGCAGGCATTCTGTTTGCCGCCGCCGGGCGTCATCCGCTGGCTGGCATCGCTGCCGCTTTCGCGGGCGTTTCCGGCGGCTTCTCGGCCAATATCTCCCCCGGCCAGCTCGACGCCCTGCTCTTCGGCATCACCGAGGAAGCCGTCGGCGCCAGCGCGCTCGACCCCGCCTGGACCGCGAATATCGCCGGCAACTGGTATTTCATCAGTGCCATGACCGTGATTTTCCTGCCGATCATCTGGTTCGTCACCGACAAGATTATCGAGCCGCGCCTCGGCGCGTGGACCGGCGGTGCCAAGGCCGGTGCCGACGAAGATGGCCTCAGCCCCGATCCGAGCGAGGAGACCGGTCCGCTTGCCGCCAAGGGCCTGCGCAATGCCGGGCTGGCCGCGCTGTTCGTGGTCGGCCTGTGGACGGCTATGGTGTTCGCGCCGGGCACGCCGCTGGTGGACGAGGCGGCCTGTCTGACGGAGACCGGCGCCGCAGTGCCCGATTGCTCGATCCACACAGAGCTGCGCCCGCTCTACCAGTCGCTGGTTGCCGCCTTCTTCGTGCTCTTCCTGCTGGCGGGCTGGGCCTATGGCCGCGCCACCGGCTCGATCGAGAACCACCGCGATCTCGTCACCATGATGGCGGAGAGCATGAAGGACATGGGCTATTACCTCGTCCTCGCTTTCGCCGCCGCGCATTTCGTCGAGATGTTCAACTGGTCCAATCTCGGCCTCATCACCGCCGTCCACGGGGCGGACGCGATCCAGGCGACGGGCCTGCCGCTGCCGCTGGTGCTCGGTTTGATGGTGTTGTTTGCGGCACTGCTCAACCTGTTCGTGGGTTCGGCGAGCGCCAAATGGGCGCTGCTTGCGCCCATCCTCGTGCCCATGTTGATGCTACTCGGGATCAGCCCGGAAGGCGCGACCGCCGCCTATCGCGTCGGCGACAGCGCGACCAATATCATCACGCCGCTGATGGTGTACTTCCCGCTGATCCTCGTCTTCGCGCAACGCTGGCAGAAGGATTTCGGGCTCGGCAGCCTGACCGCGATGATGCTGCCCTATTCGATCTGGCTGCTCATTTCGGGCACGGTGCTGATCGTGCTGTGGTTCTATCTCGGCTTCCCGCTCGGACCGGACGCGCCGGTCGGCTATGCCCTGCCGAGCGTCTTGCCGACGGCGGCCCCGAATTGA
- a CDS encoding thymidine kinase, giving the protein MAKLYFYYASMNAGKSSTLLQTAFNYGERGMKVSLWTAAIDDRPGFGAISSRIGLASDAHRFREDTDILEFVLREHAEGRVDCVLIDEAQFLTERQVWQCAQLADDANTPVICYGLRTDFQGKLFPGSAALLGIADKLVELKAICHCGRKATMNLRVDADGKPISEGAQTEIGGNDRYLALCRKHFSQALAD; this is encoded by the coding sequence ATGGCCAAGCTCTATTTCTATTATGCGAGCATGAACGCGGGGAAGAGCTCGACCCTGTTGCAGACGGCCTTCAATTACGGCGAGCGGGGAATGAAGGTATCGCTTTGGACGGCGGCTATCGACGATCGCCCGGGGTTCGGCGCGATCAGCAGCCGGATCGGCCTTGCCAGCGACGCGCACCGGTTTCGTGAAGATACCGACATCCTCGAATTCGTGCTGCGCGAACATGCCGAGGGTCGGGTCGATTGCGTGCTGATCGACGAAGCGCAATTCCTCACCGAACGCCAGGTGTGGCAATGCGCGCAGCTGGCCGACGACGCCAATACGCCGGTCATCTGTTACGGCCTGAGGACGGACTTTCAGGGCAAGCTGTTTCCCGGCTCTGCCGCGTTGCTGGGCATTGCCGACAAGCTCGTGGAATTGAAGGCGATCTGCCACTGCGGCAGAAAGGCGACCATGAACCTGCGCGTCGATGCCGACGGCAAGCCGATCAGCGAAGGCGCGCAGACCGAGATCGGCGGAAACGATCGTTACCTTGCGCTGTGCCGCAAGCATTTCAGCCAGGCGTTGGCGGATTAG
- a CDS encoding site-2 protease family protein, with product MTDTIMLAAILIPGLIIAIVFHEVAHGWTALILGDPTAKEQRRLSLNPIRHVDPVGTLLVPGFLLAVGGPVFGWAKPVPVLKNRLDNPRFGMMAVAAAGPGTNIVLALIAAIALGLLAPALTLEVAGEPTLIAQAFFYFILINVFLAFFNLLPIPPFDGSHILEGLLPPSLAKHYDRLRPIGMLLFFGLIALTWFAPELGVIEKTVGPPVDWMMQQFLGLASAIAA from the coding sequence ATGACCGATACCATCATGCTGGCTGCGATCCTGATCCCGGGATTGATCATCGCCATCGTCTTCCACGAAGTCGCGCACGGCTGGACTGCGCTGATACTGGGCGATCCGACTGCGAAAGAGCAGCGGCGGCTCAGCCTCAACCCGATCCGGCATGTCGATCCGGTCGGCACGCTGCTGGTGCCGGGCTTCCTGCTGGCGGTGGGCGGGCCGGTGTTCGGCTGGGCCAAGCCGGTGCCGGTACTCAAGAACCGGCTCGACAATCCGCGTTTCGGGATGATGGCGGTGGCTGCGGCGGGGCCTGGGACGAACATCGTCCTGGCCTTGATCGCGGCAATCGCGCTCGGCCTGCTGGCACCCGCGCTGACATTGGAGGTCGCGGGCGAGCCGACCCTGATCGCGCAGGCGTTCTTCTATTTCATCCTCATCAATGTCTTCCTTGCCTTTTTCAACCTGCTGCCGATCCCGCCATTCGACGGTTCGCATATTCTCGAAGGTCTGCTGCCGCCGTCGCTGGCGAAGCACTACGATCGGCTGCGACCGATCGGCATGCTGCTGTTCTTCGGACTGATCGCGCTGACGTGGTTCGCACCGGAACTGGGCGTCATCGAAAAGACGGTCGGCCCGCCGGTCGACTGGATGATGCAGCAGTTCCTGGGTCTGGCTTCGGCTATCGCGGCTTAG